The Streptomyces sp. NBC_01298 genome contains the following window.
CGTTCAGTTCGGCCACTGTGTAATCGATGGCCGGCAGGATCTCCTCGGACAGATCGGTCTTGGCAACCACCTGGGGGATACCTTGCCGCCAGCGGCGGATCGACCCCTGCTGAGTGGTGTTGATATGGCTACTGATTAGTACCGCCGGAAGCGGCGCCTCGCCGTGCAGATTAGCCTTGCTAACCACCTCCGCGCCCGTAAAACGGACCCGCCCGTGGCTGCTGAGCACGTGGTCGCAGACGAGGGCGTCGTACCTCCCAACGAGCGAGGCCAGGAAGGCGTCAGCGTCCATGTCCGGATCGAACTCCGTGATGAGGGTGGTTCGGAAGCCGGCATCCTTGAGCCGATCCTCCGCAGCCATGGCATCCCGTCGGTCATCATCGGCGATAACGACCGACGCTCCCCTGGACAGCGTCAACACTTGCTACCAGCCCTCTTCGGTCGAACTGCCACCATGCCCCGCACGGGCCGGCAGTTGCACCAGGATACGCGCGCCGCCCAACTCGCCTTTCGCGCGCGCTTCCTGTTTACCCTTCAGGTCACCGACAATGTCGCGCACAATGGTCAGGCCCAGACCGGTCCCGTTGTCGAAGGTGGTCTTCCCAGGCAGCCAGATCGACTTGAGCGAGATGCCCAGGATGCCCGGGCCCGAGTCATCGACACACAGGGCGATGTCCTGGCCCAGCGCATCATCCCGGTCCACCAGGCGGGTTGTGATGCGAATGATCCGCTCAGGGCCCATGGGGGCGTCCGTGCGGGTGAATGCATGGGCTGCGTTGGCCAGCAGATTGGACAGGATGGACTCGATGTCAGCGATCGTGGTTCGGACTGTCGCACCCTCAGCCTGCAGGTCGAAGGCCACCTGGATGGCCCGCTCGTCGAGATACCGCTTGAACAGTTCTACGACGGAACGGCAGGTGACGTCGAGGTCGATGTCGTTCACCTCGCGCTTGTTCTTCTCCAGAAGGCTGAGCGGGAGCCTGGCGAACGTCTCCAAGGTCATCGCGCTGTCGATGGAGGAGTCGATGGGGTCCTTGAAGGACTCCTCGTACACCTCGGAGCTCACCTTCGGTTCGATCCTGCGCCTCAGGGTCTTCACCAGGTTGACGATCCTCGATGCAGGGCGGAGCGCTTCATGGGCGAAGACCGCGGTGCTCGTACCCACCGTGGCAAGGGATCGGTAGAGAAGCAGGTCTTCGCGAAGGGCTTCGATCTCCTGCTTCTGGATATTGACCACTTTGGTCGCGCTGTCGGCAAGTGAATGAAGGGTGGCCGGGTCGCTGGGCGCGTCAAGGGGAAGCATGTCGTCGTCTGGCGGCACGATGGAGGCCAGGATGCGCTGGAAGCGGGCATCGGCCTCCTCGGCCTCGTCGTGAGCCTTGACGGAGGCGCCGACCCGGGCCTGTTCGCGTTGCTCAAGCCGCTGTTCCGCGGCCCAGTCCATGGCGCACTTGGCGAACTCCTGAAGCTGGCCGAACTCGAAGGTCTCGACGAATCCGCTTCGGTCGGTCTTCGGACGGAGCACGTCCGCGGGGTCTACCACCATCAGGCGCC
Protein-coding sequences here:
- a CDS encoding response regulator, with translation MLTLSRGASVVIADDDRRDAMAAEDRLKDAGFRTTLITEFDPDMDADAFLASLVGRYDALVCDHVLSSHGRVRFTGAEVVSKANLHGEAPLPAVLISSHINTTQQGSIRRWRQGIPQVVAKTDLSEEILPAIDYTVAELNGDVARERRTFPTPIEILEVAPEGEVRQAKVVVVGWRVNTPVWMPLDPILEVTGLRGESLAGQWLDADVNCYARKAEDLYYSNIALSPELPQGWMSA
- a CDS encoding sensor histidine kinase; this encodes MDHRLRFAPEILARLGEELVPHPDLGIMELVRNSYDADAEICRIKLSGAAEVGGTLTVSDDGDGMTEAELASGFLLIGRSSKPSSRYSRLGRRKVGEKGLGRLAALRLGTTVTVTTRSRTEPGIEHVLSIDWDRIDASHAVEDVPLGIETRTLDSTAADGTPAWKQGTTVTVTGLRHSISAKAGERLARSLLLLSGPFADNTAFRVECDTPEYAGFSRLVNSTLLRYHEYRLVAVLDSEGLASATLYNWRGEAEFTGGHAEVGHRQGTRRKTKNAAPPLAFSAPEATLELWMFNLNPSAAKKEVRLAEQDTPAIRSWLRHVGGVHLYHRELRVQPYGDKGNDWLDINLRRSGSPEKRPSTATALGRLMVVDPADVLRPKTDRSGFVETFEFGQLQEFAKCAMDWAAEQRLEQREQARVGASVKAHDEAEEADARFQRILASIVPPDDDMLPLDAPSDPATLHSLADSATKVVNIQKQEIEALREDLLLYRSLATVGTSTAVFAHEALRPASRIVNLVKTLRRRIEPKVSSEVYEESFKDPIDSSIDSAMTLETFARLPLSLLEKNKREVNDIDLDVTCRSVVELFKRYLDERAIQVAFDLQAEGATVRTTIADIESILSNLLANAAHAFTRTDAPMGPERIIRITTRLVDRDDALGQDIALCVDDSGPGILGISLKSIWLPGKTTFDNGTGLGLTIVRDIVGDLKGKQEARAKGELGGARILVQLPARAGHGGSSTEEGW